The genomic DNA AATTCCTGTATTCCGTATCGCTTACCCGGATAAAGATCGCATAGCCAAGTTGAAAATCGAGACCATTAAGATCACCTTCCAGGCGGATCCTTTTCATTCGTGGATTTACATAACAGGCTTCCGTTACCGTTAAAACAGGCATTTTAGAAGCCATCAGGCTTTCAACAACATCACCAAACCATTTTGCAGCTCTTGGCATTTTATTTCAATTTAATGCCGCAAGTAACAAGTTGCTGCCACCAGAAACAATGGAGCTTTATATGTGTTTATTGGATAAATCGCGGTTTTTGTTCCTGAAAGCAAGAGCCGACATACCCGCTGTTTTTGTAAAGAGACGGGAAAAATAGGCATAGTCTTCGTATCCCAGGTCAGCAGCAATTTCCTTAACTGTTTTGCCGGAGTGATAAAGTAAACGTTTCGCCTCCAGTACTACTCTCTGGTGAATATGATAAGAAACCGGGTAGCCCGTGGCGGCCCTTACACATTCGTTCAGGTAAGAAGAAGACACATGCAGTGCTTCGGCGTATTCGGATGGACGCTTCATGGTACTGAAGCTATTCTCCAGCAATAGTTTGAAACCACTTGTAATGGTACTAAAACGCGAAGAAGGTTCAGCGGCCTCCTGTCGTTCAAGATATAACGAAACGAACAATCCTATAAAAGCATTACTGCAATCTCTTAAAAGAGGGAGATATAAATTATCTGACTTCTTTTCAAATACGCTATTGCACAAGCTCGCAGCCTGGTTAAAAGTGACAACTTTATCAGGCTTCAGCCACAACGGCTTTGCCGGAGTTATCTTTTGCTCCAGCAACTGGAAATAGTGCGCGTAAATATTATCATCTTTCACTCCCAGCATGAAAGCTTCTA from Filimonas effusa includes the following:
- a CDS encoding helix-turn-helix domain-containing protein: MRKKASIPVKPLGGEFRTGIVIGNVVSGDVAMLDEADHSHRHDYHIFVFIKAGSGVMEIDFRKYKLKGPVMLYMHPSQVHRLLNTSGLEAFMLGVKDDNIYAHYFQLLEQKITPAKPLWLKPDKVVTFNQAASLCNSVFEKKSDNLYLPLLRDCSNAFIGLFVSLYLERQEAAEPSSRFSTITSGFKLLLENSFSTMKRPSEYAEALHVSSSYLNECVRAATGYPVSYHIHQRVVLEAKRLLYHSGKTVKEIAADLGYEDYAYFSRLFTKTAGMSALAFRNKNRDLSNKHI